The window GAACGACGTATATATAATCCTTCAGGCCGTGTTTTAAATTGAACATATCCAGGAATAATTTCCCTATTCCTGGCCTGGTTTGTTTTATTATAACGTCTGATTTCTTTATAGTATTTGCAGTAAGCGATGCAGTTATCATAACTACTATGGCAATTAAAATAAGCACATATGATCTGTATCTGGTATCAATGAGAAATCCTGTTATTCCATAACCCATGGCTGACCCAAGAAGCCTGAATATACCTCCTATTCCGGTTCCCCCGCCCCGTTCGTCCTCCTTGAGGATATCTGCATACAGTGGCTGATACGCGCCTACCGCAATGTTGGAGGAAACCTGTATCATTATATACCCCAGAAGTACACCTGCCAGGGTAATTGTCAGAATTTTATTCAGGAAGATTGCAAGCACTATGAACACAGCACCTGCAAGGATATATGGCCCCCGGCGACCCCACCCAAAATTATATTTATCACTGAGCGTACCGAAGAAAAGGCCGATAGACACACCCAGCGCGGTTCCCAGAAACGCTATGATTCCCAGGAATAAACTACTTCTGTTATACGATAATAACTCTATTGGAAGTATGTATGACTCATAGGAAATCCATAGATAATTAGTGCCCAGATGGATTGCATTCATTTTGAATAAATAACTGTTTGATTTAGGTATATGCACCACTTTTTCCTAGTTATTATATATGAATTAATAAATGTATTTCTGTAGCAGTTATTTTCTAGAATTACCATGCCATTTATCCAGGAGACTGTTTAGAAATTGTGACAGGTAAAGTATTTCCAAATAAATATATAATTTAAAATATACCCTAAGGGATTATAGATTCATATTGGCATTTCAGATATCCATTCCACTACCATGTACACGCATATGATATCAAGTGCTGTCCAGGAGGATATATACGAGTTATACAGCTGGGTTCGAATGCCTGGATTTTTTCGAATCGAGGAGGAGATAGTATATGACTGAGAAAATTGATATGATATCTAAAAGGGATTATGCATTTGAATATGTGGAAGCACTGGGATTTGAACCCAGATCTAAGGGTCTCTTCCATGTTTCATTGTTCCAGTCACTCATCATATATTCAGATGACCTTTAGCTAATCACAAACTGACTGGAGCCCTCTAGGATACCTGACTACCCCATGCTTCCTCACTAACAGTATTATTTTTTGATATAAATATCTATAGCATAGTAGGGGGAATTGCTGGAATGCTGGAAAGATTGAAACATGTTTGCAAATAAATTTATTAGCAATCAATGCCTTTATTTTTATGGATATCAACAAAAAACGCATAGAGAAAATGAGGGACCTGATTTTCCAGAATTTGATGGACAGCTACCTGCCATTTCCACTGGACACAAAATTATATTCATCATGGGCAAATAACATTGCAGACGGTGGAGACACTGTAATTTATACTTCCTACATGTACCAGATTTCTGGTATTTTAAAGCGTTACGAAGCCTTATTCCCAAAAATATACCGCCTGAATATACCCAAAAGGCTGATGACAGCATCGAAGTTTCTTATAAAACCAAAGGATGAAGAATTGCAAAGGGCATTCAGAATACTTAAAAGCATAACATCCATGCTGTCTGGATCCGGAGTAAAATTCGGATACCTGTATGACCAGGAGCCCTATTCAGGTGCACTCCTCCTAGAATCTGGCTTCATAAAGGAGTATAAGGAATATGGAGAAAAATTATACAGCTTTTTTAAATCTAAAGGAGTAAAAAATATCATAACCGTTGATCCGCACACCACCAACGCCCTGAAACGATATAAGGATTTTATAGATTTCGACATAGATGTTAAGAACTATCTAGAGATAGTAAATTTCAAGGGCTCAGGGAACTATGTTATACATGATTCCTGCCTTTATTCACGTGCCATGGGAATGTACGGTGACATAAGGAATAAGGTAAATAATTCAGGTCTTGCCATAGATGAAAATTATCTCATAACAAGTAAGGAAATGGGAAGCTGCTGTGGTGGCCCACTCTCACTTGTTTCAGCACAGGACAGTGAAGAGGTATCACGGGCAAGGGCAGATAAACTTCTATCAGTAAATAAAAATGTTCTGGTTATGTGCCCGCTGTGCTATGAAAATTTATCTCCATATATTAACAATATAAAGGATCTGGCTGAGGTGGTTTCATGACCTATGAATGGGATGTTGCAATAAATAAGGCAATACTGAACAATTCACCAAAAGTTCATAAAATACTTGAAGAAAATCCTTACATAAAGGATGTGGCATCAGAATTGAGGGAAACTAAAAATAAGGTGCTGGATGATATGGACAATTACATATCAAAAACTCAAAAAAGTGTTGAAAAACTTGGTGGGCATGTCCATATCGCAAAGGATAGCGTAGAGGCTATGGAAATTGTAAAGGAGATATTAGGTGAAAAGAGAAAAATAGTAGTTTCTAAATCCAATGTACTTTATGAAATAAAGCTCAGGGAGGAACTGGAAAATGAGGGCATGGATATCTGGGAAACAGATCTGGGTGAATACCTTGTTCAGCTCAATAAGGATATGCCATCGCATCTAGTTGCCCCCGCAATCCATCTGACAAAGGATAAAATCGGTAAATTATTGAATGAAAACCTTGATAGCAGCATAAATGAAAACACATCGGCTGAAGAAATGGTGAGCAGGGTAAGGAAGTTTCTTATGGAGAAATACCTTGCGGCTGATGTTGGCATAACAGGTGCAAATGCCATTGCAGCGGATACGGGTTCTGTTCTTCTAATAGAAAATGAGGGGAATATCAGGATTGATACAGTTCTGCCACAAACACATATAGCCATAACTGGCATAGATAAGATTGTCCCCACATTGAAGGATGCATTCAATGAGGTCATAGTACAGGCATCATACGCCGGATATTACCCACCAACGTATATAAACGTAACGTCGGGTCCCAGTGCTACAGGAGATATAGAGCTCCAGAGGGTATCACCAGCCACAGGCCCGAAAGAATTCCATTTAATACTGCTGGACAATGGAAGGAAGGAAGCAATCAACTCCGAGATACGTGAATCACTGCTCTGCATAAGATGCGGGAGATGCTATTTTTCCTGCCCATCCTACAAGCTTTATGGAAAAGACTTCGGAGACAGCCCTTACACCGGGCCTACCGGGATAATGTGGTCTGCAATAACAAATAAAAAATATGACAAGTCTATGCTATGCATGCATTCTGGAGGCTGCAAGGAGGTATGCCCTATGGATATAAATATACCCAGAATGATAGAAAAAATAAAATTCCGGTACATGGATGAATCGTAAAAATATATCAATATTCAATAGCAATTTGTAGAAAAGTAATACTTATATATAATAATATTATATTTTTGTAATGATAATTAAAACTGGTAGTATAACTGTAAAAGGTCAGGTAACAATACCGAAAGAAATTCGTGAATATCTGGATGTACGCCAGGGCGATCACATATACTTTGAATCTTCTAGAGACGGAATAATAATAAAAAAGGCTTACAGTAAAAAATTAGCAGATATGAGCACATCTGCAAAGCCATATGATGCTAATGTAAAAGAATCAATTAAAAATATATGAAATGAGTGGCATTAGGATTTCCTAGATACCAATGTAATTCTGAATGTTATCAACATAGAAGAATTATTTTTTTATTCATCCCGGCAACTATTAAATAGAATATCTGATGGGGAATTAGAGGGAGTAATTTCTACTGTTGTATTATCTGAGGTTCTAACCGGTTTTTATATGAATAATGATATTAAAAGCTCTAAAATGTTAAAAGAATCTCTTATTGAATCACGTAGTTTTATTA of the Ferroplasma sp. genome contains:
- a CDS encoding (Fe-S)-binding protein, giving the protein MDINKKRIEKMRDLIFQNLMDSYLPFPLDTKLYSSWANNIADGGDTVIYTSYMYQISGILKRYEALFPKIYRLNIPKRLMTASKFLIKPKDEELQRAFRILKSITSMLSGSGVKFGYLYDQEPYSGALLLESGFIKEYKEYGEKLYSFFKSKGVKNIITVDPHTTNALKRYKDFIDFDIDVKNYLEIVNFKGSGNYVIHDSCLYSRAMGMYGDIRNKVNNSGLAIDENYLITSKEMGSCCGGPLSLVSAQDSEEVSRARADKLLSVNKNVLVMCPLCYENLSPYINNIKDLAEVVS
- a CDS encoding MFS transporter; amino-acid sequence: MNAIHLGTNYLWISYESYILPIELLSYNRSSLFLGIIAFLGTALGVSIGLFFGTLSDKYNFGWGRRGPYILAGAVFIVLAIFLNKILTITLAGVLLGYIMIQVSSNIAVGAYQPLYADILKEDERGGGTGIGGIFRLLGSAMGYGITGFLIDTRYRSYVLILIAIVVMITASLTANTIKKSDVIIKQTRPGIGKLFLDMFNLKHGLKDYIYVVLGSFMVFSGVIGLSFFELYFFKFILNYKNPAYYVSIVGIAVLMTSALASFIFGILSDIIGRKKILVYVTIIGGIAMVLIPEFEKFDFFLILGSVIGMSYGIFMSVSNALASDMAPAGESGKFMGYYNMATGGASTLSPLIYGLILYFASSYSLGFRYVFYIAGMFFFVGFIMFYKILKD
- a CDS encoding lactate utilization protein B, whose amino-acid sequence is MTYEWDVAINKAILNNSPKVHKILEENPYIKDVASELRETKNKVLDDMDNYISKTQKSVEKLGGHVHIAKDSVEAMEIVKEILGEKRKIVVSKSNVLYEIKLREELENEGMDIWETDLGEYLVQLNKDMPSHLVAPAIHLTKDKIGKLLNENLDSSINENTSAEEMVSRVRKFLMEKYLAADVGITGANAIAADTGSVLLIENEGNIRIDTVLPQTHIAITGIDKIVPTLKDAFNEVIVQASYAGYYPPTYINVTSGPSATGDIELQRVSPATGPKEFHLILLDNGRKEAINSEIRESLLCIRCGRCYFSCPSYKLYGKDFGDSPYTGPTGIMWSAITNKKYDKSMLCMHSGGCKEVCPMDINIPRMIEKIKFRYMDES
- a CDS encoding AbrB/MazE/SpoVT family DNA-binding domain-containing protein, whose translation is MIIKTGSITVKGQVTIPKEIREYLDVRQGDHIYFESSRDGIIIKKAYSKKLADMSTSAKPYDANVKESIKNI